aaattataatttattgtactttttatataattatagaatattaaaattttaattttaaaatattgagttgAACTAATTCAATTTAGCATTAAATTTTAGTTAAATTGACTTTTATCTGTCATCTAAATTAAAATGGGAGTAATAGATTTGGAAATCAAGGCCCACGATTCACAATAGCTTCGTTCTCACCGTAATCTGCTGGAGAAGCAGCTGAACTTCACCGATTCCATCACGTTTCTGCTTCAACATTCATGGTACGTCCCTCTCTTcgatatctattttttttttacttttttttttttttttggctacccaaatcgaaatgaaattattttttttttgtgaaaaaatgCCTTAGATGCATTTTGATGCCTCCTTGGTttgttcgttttttttttttttttgaagggtTTTGATTGAATTGATAACTTCAAAGATGGGGTTTAAGGTTAATGTTTAACTGATTGGTAATGGCCATTGTATCCTATACAGAAGTATGAGAAGAAACCCTAAATTACATTTGAGTATTTTATAGCTTATGCAAGTTGGTATTTTGAACCTAAATTCCTAACCGGAACTCCTAAATTCATATTCCCAGTAGCTTCttttctctgtgtgtgtgtgtgttttacaAGGAATTTATGTAGTCTGCACCTGTACTTGAAATGAAGCCTTTTCAAGGAAAGCAATTCTCTTTTCagggaaaagaaaagatttttACTTTATCACTTTGGAAGGCTCATGTATTTTTATGTAAATTAAATTAGTACCTAAACTTTGAAAACAGTGTAGTTGGAGATGTCTTCCTCCTGAATGTCCTCCCCTTCCCTCCCCGGGACACGGACAAACACATACAcaccaaaaagggaaaaattactTTTGTTTCTTCCTTACCCAATTCCCTTTAGTGTCAGGTTGTAGCGGTTAATTTGTGAATAGTTTTGTGCTCTCTTGATCTTATGTTTGCAATCTATGAACCTGCTTTTCGTGAGTTTAGAAAAGTATACCCCATCCGAAGCCCAGGAAAAGAGGAGGGTTGTGGAAGATCTGCTAGAGCAGTTGAGACTGAGTATTTTGCGATCATGATGCATAGACCCATGCATGCACTTATTGCAGTACAATAAAATCTTTTACCTTGTCAGAGGaagggagggagggagggagggacCTAACTAAGATGAATCATCTGaaactgaagaatagaatggGACAGATACATAGTATTCAGATTGCAGACCTAATGTAGTTTTAGAGTGGGTATAGTTGATTAATTGGTTGAATCCTCTCTCTTAGTTTTGAAGGCTGCCTATTAATCCCTGTATTTGGTTTTGTAATCCTCTTTCTCTTACTACTTAGATTTGGTCAAAAGGAAGGTGAAACAGTATGGATTAATGTTGCTCAACAGCTCACCGGTTCCTGTGCAATTTGTCTCGCTTTGTACGAATCCCTACTTGGATTGTGATCAGTGTCTGCAGATATTTGATGCTTGAAGCAGAAATATCTGCTGCCACTGGAGGGGGCGGGCACAGTTTCGCTTGAGCTTGCCAATATCTACACCTCTTGTTCTATGTTGCCTGATCAATTATAGCCCTACAGTGCTGATGGACATATTGATTGGGCAATAATTCGATGCATCCAATTTAAAAAGATTCCCCCTATAACTTGTTGCACCTGTCATCTTCATCTTAAGTAGTTAAATGTAACCACTTTTGTGACAATATGTGGACCTAGATTTACAAGTTCGTATGTTCTAGATTTGGACGTTTATCTGAATGCTAATAGTTCTGTCTCTTCGCAACTTTATCAGTATGATCTGTATAGTTTTGAGAGGTCAGGTCTACACTTTCACAACCCATAAATTGAAGTCAGCATTTTATGAAGTATCTTTTCTTCATGTGCACATTCCAAAACCATCTTATAGACTGTTTCCAAACCATGGCTACCAAGCCATAAAGCCGTGATATGGGTAATCAATTGCTTTCGTTTCCTCTACTAGTGCTTTGCTGAAGAAAGCCTTTTGATTTTCTATAGTTTCTTTGCCCGCCGATTTGGTAGCTAAGAGAGTGATGACATTAGTAAGAAAGTGGTACAGATAGACTTCTTGTCCCTTGTTCTTCTTCTTGGTGGTATGCACTAGCTAACTAACTAAAACAATAAGAATATATTCGTTGCATCTGTATTTTTTAGAGCTTGACGGAAATTATGAGTTTGTTAAGGATAGCAGCTTCCTCCATCTTTCACTATAGAAGAAGTGCATGGGCAAGGGCTGAAGGCAACACTTGAAAGGATTTCGACTATCGGTTTCAGTCCTTACATATGGATGACTGAACAAAAAAAGCTTGTGAAGGAATTGacccaaaaataatataaattaaattatcaaATTGTTGAACAATTTGGTAGTAGCAGTAAGAGAATGATGAACTGTTGCTTCTGTTTTTTATCGTCGATATTGCTTTTTATGCTTGCTCAATCTCTTGTCTGTTATGAGGGTAAAATTACTGATTTGTGTCATGTTCTTCTCACAGGCACCTATAAAGGGCATTCTTTCTTTGCAAAGGACTGCATTAGTACTGCGTTCTAGTGAAAGATGGGGCCTATATGGTAGGTTATTTAGCACTCAGGCTGCATCAACTGCTAGCAACCCCCAACCTACTCCACCTGCACCTCCCGAGAAGACTCACTTTGGTGACCTTAAAGATGAGGATCGTATTTTCACAAATCTCTATGGATTGCATGATCCTTACCTTAAAGGTGCCATGAAGCGAGGTGATTGGTACAGAACAAAAGACCTTGTCCTCAAGGGTTCTGACTGGATCGTGAATGAAATGAAGAAATCTGGTCTTCGAGGACGTGGTGGTGCTGGTTTTCCATCTGGTCTCAAATGGTCCTTCATGCCAAAGACAACGGATGGCCGTCCTTCATACCTTGTTGTCAATGCTGATGAAAGTGAACCCGGAACCTGTAAAGACAGGGAAATCATGCGGCACGACCCACACAAGTTGTTGGAAGGCTGTCTGATTGCTGGAGTGGGGATGAGGGCTAGAGCTGCTTATATTTATATCAGGGGAGAGTATGTGAATGAAAGGAAGAGCCTTGAGAAGGCTAGGAAAGAAGCCTATGAAGCTGGATTGTTGGGGAAAAATGCTTGTGGAACTGGATATGATTTTGACGTATATATTCATTTTGGTGCTGGTGCCTATATTTGTGGTGAAGAGACAGCTCTTCTGGAGAGCCTTGAGGGGAAACAAGGCAAACCAAGGCTGAAGCCTCCATTTCCAGCTAATGCAGGACTTTATGGTTGTCCAACTACTGTCACAAATGTTGAAACAGTTGCTGTTTCACCAACCATCTTAAGGCGTGGGCCAGAGTGGTTTGCTAGTTTTGGCCGGAAGAATAATGCTGGGACAAAGCTGTTTTGCATCTCAGGCCATGTAAACAAGCCCTGCACGGTGGAAGAGGAAATGAGTATTCCCTTGAAGGAGCTGATAGAGAAGCACTGTGGCGGTGTTCGTGGAGGTTGGAACAATTTACTTGCTGTTATACCAGGAGGTTCATCTGTTCCGCTGATTCCTAAGAACGTATGTGAGGATGTACTAATGGATTTTGATGCACTCAAAGCTGTGCAGTCAGGGTTGGGGACTGCTGCTGTAATTGTCATGGACAAATCAACTGATATTGTTGATGCAATTGCAAGGCTCTCGTACTTCTATAAGCACGAGAGCTGTGGTCAATGTACACCATGTAGGGAAGGCACAGGGTGGCTTTGGATGATCATGGAAAGGATGAAGGTAGGTAATGCAAAGTTGGAAGAGATTGACATGCTCCAAGAGGTGACTAAACAGATTGAAGGGCATACCATTTGTGCGTTGGGAGATGCTGCTGCTTGGCCAGTGCAGGGTCTCATTAGGCACTTTAGACCAGAGCTAGAAAGGAGGATCAGGGAGCATGCAGAGAGGGAGCTACAACAGGCTGCTGCTGCTTGATTTCAGttaaaggttttttttttattaataagtTAAAAGTTGGTTTTTGAACCTTTCTGTTACGTTTATTCTATAATATTGGTATTAACCACGAATCCTCCATGTGATAAAACATCCTTCTAAAAAGGTAAAGTACTTTTTCTTTATATCTCGGTCCTTTTTTGGGAACAAATGGGTCTTTTTGATGCTCTTTTGTTTTGggttattaaaaaaacatattaAACTATAAAGTACTCCAAGTTATTTGGTGTACTTCTTATATGCGGGCATGTTTTGCCCTTCCTTTTAATGAAATTTATTactttaccaaaaaaaaaaatacaaagtacTCCAAGGTACACCTCTCAGGAAGTTCTCTCATTTGTCCTTTTGTAGTATTACTGACCTCTCCTTTACCAATGCAAATCTTCAATTATATAGTAATGAAAAAGCAGTATATTTGTGCCAACTTTTCCTTTACCCAACCGATAAAAAGCAACTCTTCTTTTTGATTAAtataagagaaagaaagaaaaaagaagcagCACATTTCAAATGCTGCCCAGTCGTATCACTGGTACTTCAGTGGATTTTACATGACCCTGTGCATGGGAATGTGGTGTTCTTTGAGTCTTGAAATATAGGAACAAAGATAAAGCCAGAAGGATGTGACTGTAATATAGAGCTGATTGAATGTAGCAAAATGATTGAAGCAGAACAGAAATCTTAATCTTTTACAAGTTCCATCTTCATGTATGAAGTTAGGGATATCTCTTGTCAAATGTCAATAGTCATTTTATTGTATTGCTACAGAGTCACTGTAACCAGCTCTTAGCCTTTTGGCAATATTAAGCAGTGACATCTAATTTTGGAAGCATACACGCTTTACCCTACCACACCCCTACTGTTCCCCCCTTGCTTCTTGTCTCTGTCAAATAATGATTTCTATGCACCAGCTTGGGTATGTTACATGTACTTGTCATAGCTACTATTTAATAATGGTTTCGTTTCTCCTTTTTTCAGTTTGCTGTTTGATACCATGGAATAAATTTTGAAGTACCAGTTATATGGAAGTCGGAGGGAAAGCAGGAAGCAAAGATTCCCTATGgagctgttttttttttttttggttgttgtcAAGCTTGTGTAAACTACTGTTACATTGTTGGTGGGTAATTCATGTTTCAAAGCTAATACAtctaggggtcgtttggtagccTGTATAAAGATAATAATCCTGGAGCCTTCAAACCAGAGGCGTCTATTCTACAGCATCTGGATGAGATTTGGTCTGTTCTCTCCGTTGCTAATTTTTCAGTACTTAACTAAGGTCTTTTGTTGTGTGTAAGAGTTCAGTTCTTATGTCCGACAATATCGATAGTTGTGTCTGATCAATTTGACCGATGCATTCCGTCTTGTTTGTTAGACGTTGATGGTTCACCTCAACTTGGATTTTGATGATGGCAGGTTGAGTCCCAACTGGAGAATCCAGCAAAAAAGCAGAGGAATAGATGTTACGTTCTGTTACTATTTATAGCATGTTACCTCCCACTAGTACATGTCCCAGATGACTCTGGCCCCGAAGGGTTAGCCAGATGGTAATAAGGCCATGGTTGTTTTTCTTAGTGCTTCTTACGCTGATGCAGTCTTGTGTAACAGTCGGTTTAAGTCCCCCGTTCCAATTTCATACCATTGCAATTTCTCTAAGGTTGTGTTGTTGACATACTTCATATTCTGCAAGAAAGTGAAGAGTGGAATTTGTGGGGTATATGCATTTTGGGAGGATGAGAATATATGCAGTTTACATATGTTGCATTGGCCAAGTAGCTATTTAAAGCAAGACAAATAGGACTTATAAATACGATCATGTAGTTTGCAAATCTTCAAATTTTGTTTGGGGAAAAGGGCCAAAATTATCCCTATACTATGATGAATAGTTCACATCTATCATCCGTTATACTTTCCATCCAAATTTAACCCCACCATTAAGATAGTAAACAAATTTGGCCCCCGTCCTAACGTATGCCCATCAGAGCATTGGGACCCCTCAGTTAAAAATGCCACATAACCTGTCTTCCCCTTCGTTCTTCTTCCACCagcagctccaccacccaaaagCCTCAAATTTTCACCACAAAAAAGAGCTTCAAAACCAGAATTTAATCAATAATTTTCAGCCCCAACAGTATAACCAAGTAACTTAGATGGTTAAATAATATACTTGAGGACATTACAATATTTTATTTAacttgttaaaatttgaactaaATTGCATTTCTAGGAAAAGCTATTCATGATCTCATAACATTATCCAACAGAATTGCATGCAATTTCACAACATTTAGATTGGGACACAACATGATGCTTAGACTACTGAAGACCAAACCATACTTTAAGCATTTATTTCAAAGTAGTGGTTCACTCTACATCACTTACTTTCGACCAAGATAATAACTGTTTTTGATGAACTCGACTAACACTACAACATGGTAGTACTTTGTCTCCCTATTTACTCAAATTTCATTGTCAGCCTATACAAAGGATGGTGAGAGTAGAAAGTCCGGCAGTAATCTCTTTAAAGGAATCCCACAAAAGGGACACCAAGGTTTTGGATGTTCATCATCAGTGGTAGACTTACTGAAAGACTTGAAATCTGAAGGATATCCCGGCATTTTGAAAAAGGATGCAGGGGCTAATGTTGAAGCCCATCTCTGACAGCACATGCAATGCCATACAGGAACAATTGGGCAGATATGCATAGAAACAGAACATCGGAATAAGTTATGGCTCGGACCATTTCCGGTATCGC
Above is a window of Nicotiana tabacum cultivar K326 chromosome 8, ASM71507v2, whole genome shotgun sequence DNA encoding:
- the LOC107814498 gene encoding NADH dehydrogenase [ubiquinone] flavoprotein 1, mitochondrial, which translates into the protein MAPIKGILSLQRTALVLRSSERWGLYGRLFSTQAASTASNPQPTPPAPPEKTHFGDLKDEDRIFTNLYGLHDPYLKGAMKRGDWYRTKDLVLKGSDWIVNEMKKSGLRGRGGAGFPSGLKWSFMPKTTDGRPSYLVVNADESEPGTCKDREIMRHDPHKLLEGCLIAGVGMRARAAYIYIRGEYVNERKSLEKARKEAYEAGLLGKNACGTGYDFDVYIHFGAGAYICGEETALLESLEGKQGKPRLKPPFPANAGLYGCPTTVTNVETVAVSPTILRRGPEWFASFGRKNNAGTKLFCISGHVNKPCTVEEEMSIPLKELIEKHCGGVRGGWNNLLAVIPGGSSVPLIPKNVCEDVLMDFDALKAVQSGLGTAAVIVMDKSTDIVDAIARLSYFYKHESCGQCTPCREGTGWLWMIMERMKVGNAKLEEIDMLQEVTKQIEGHTICALGDAAAWPVQGLIRHFRPELERRIREHAERELQQAAAA